TCTTCTtccttttcatttttattatcaGGACCAACATCTTTTTCTTCATCTTCCGCGGTGCGCACTTCCGCTTCTCCTTTGGCAAGTTTTTCtacgaaaagagaaagagatgtAAAATAAAAATCGCATTATTTAAACTTTTCACGTacctttctttttattttttcgcTGCTCTTCGCACTGTACAGCATTCTTCATGTGACCGGGAGTTAGACAGTGTTCGTCATATTCGATACGCGATGGGAATTCTTTCAGGCACGGAAAACATCTGGGATGCAAAAATGTTTTCAGTTGTTGATGTTTCTCACTCTTTCTATGCGTGGATAATGTTCCATAGAAATTTAAGTCGCACATCGTGCAGTATTCTCGCACGTTAAGATCCACGGAAACCTACAAATATACAAGATTCCATGATATGCGAATCTTCAATCATTCACGAGTTTGCTATTATACTTGTGCGTACACCTACTTTTTTACCACGTCGTTTCGAATTAGTCAAGCTAAGTTCACGTTGCTCTTCCGCTACTCTCAATTCGTGCCTCATCAGATCTACCTTCAGTTTATACGACTCATCCAACTTTTCCATCATCAGTTGATGCGCTCGTCCTCGCAAATGATTCTCGAAAGACtatagaaaataaaaagtagCTGTTGTTTGAACTTGATTAACAATTAAAGACGAACGCAACGTACGTACATATCCATCCCACATATGTTTGTTACAAATATGACAAAACATATGGCTCATTGGAACCTCCGCGTAACGACTTTCAGCGTGTCTAGCTTCCGATTTCTTGCCAGTTATCTTTGAATCCTTTTCATCCTTCGTAGACGTATTCGAATCCTTCGGTGTTCCTTCCTCTGCCACTGGCTTGTCTGACTTTTGCTCCGCTTCTTCCTGAGGCTTATCTCCTGCCTCTTCGGTTTCTGCCTCAACAGTTTGATCATCGATTTCCTGTTCTTCTTTCTTCACTTCAACTGTCTTCTCTCCAGCTTTCTCAGTCTCTTCGCTAGCATAAAGAAACAAGTagaatatttttattacaattgCGAGCGTTGAACGTTGTAGTATTATATACTCTTTAACgtgatataaatattatatctgtttAATATGTGTGTTTTAGTAAAAAAAACATGTGTACACAAACTTTTTCAATATCGATAACTAGAAAGAAATTGGGCATTATATTAAATCAAACGAAGATAAACTCACACTTCTAGTAACTGTACCAAAATTTAATCAGCCTATTTATTATGACTAAATATTTGGACAATGTGCGGTTGAAAGAAGAGCATATCGGGGAACAATTTATGCGATTATGATATACTAAGTGTAGGTACTctaatttaaatttgaaatgtgAGTTGAATTTGATCAACAATGAAGAGTGAatatatacaatataatatgtaaacatatgtatatatacatgtatatacgtatgtatgtaATACTTAATTTTTTAAAAGTCAGACAAGAGAAAGGACGCAATGCTAATTGTTTAGCAATTATAATGTAAGATAAACGTATCCGATCTATGTACGTAAGAAACACCGTACATACACAGAGATAGGTGACAGAATGAGACTTACTGAAGTTTGAAGAAACTATTCAACAATCACCAGGAGGCTTACCTTGTTACAGCAGGTGCTTCTGCTTTTTCATTATCAGAGGTCTTAACATCCTGCTGTTCCTTTTTGGCAGTCTGATTTTGTTTAGAGGCAGGAATTGGTTTAGAAGATTTATCGTTGCGATGCTGAGTTTGGTTTCCATTCATACGCTGACTGCCAGACTGGGGTGCACGAGATTGTTGTGCAGATGGACCACGTCGCCCAGCAGGGCCATCACGGGCGCGATTGCCCATCTAGTCATCATGTAGGTCAAGTGACCAAACCATCATGAGAAGTAACTGACGTAATTGCGATTCTTCTCGAATCGAATTCGGTTTTGCAACCATTGGGATGTTTGAGGGAGAAAAATATTCTACTCAAATTCGGAAGCAGGACGTGTTTAACGTTCCAATGAACGTCAAAGGTCAGTGCATCCACAATCCAGTGGAAGGGGAAAGGAAAATAGTAGTAGACAGTTGAAGATGCATACAATCATCGCATCATCTAACTTTGTACAGGCAATGATCTTACTgatcataagatatgatatttataaaAACACGTATACTTTTTTTCCTTTGAACATAGTTCAGTAAACCTGAATGAAAAATAATCAACAAGAAGAAGAAGTTAAAATGGTGAACAATGTAAGGTTTCCGTTAATACTTTTGAATACAGTTCTTCCATCAATTTTAGCTGCAATGACGAATAGAAGACTTAGGTTGATTACAAATGAACCAAGTCGAAGGAGAAACATACTTGCATGTTCTGTACACTGAAATTTGTTGCACAAAGTCACGGTTAACTTCCACTACTAAAAATGAGAAATTCTATATTGAAACCAATACACGTCTTGTTACCGTGTTTCTTAACGAAATAACGTTGCGATGATAATTAGTTCTCCTATGTGAAAATCATGTGTGGCAAAGCTAGTCCAGCGGTACGAATTGTTTACATTTAATAACTGCAGAGGATAGCCATGTAGCATGTAATCCACTGACTGAAAGCCTCATTAATGTATCGATCAATGAACATAAAAAGGAGAATTTCAAACTTTCAAGCTAACGATTGGTGTTGTTTgatgtatataaaaaaaagaaagaagtgtGGACTAAAAATTGCCCTTATAATTTTCCGTTCAAACTGCTCCGCTTACTAAAGAAGAATTACATGTTCATACCTTGTTATATGGTTGGGCTCGTTGATTCTTCATAGGATGCCTAACAGGACGATCGTTAAACCGCCCCGAAGAAAAGTTCTGTTGGTTCGGGAAATTTGGTCCTGGTCCAGAAAAATTATTGCCAAGACTGAGGAGCGATGGCACCTGCTGTAAAAGTGTAAAGTGCCGCTTATGATGATCTGTACATTGCGTCGGCTAATCTAAGTGTTCCGCTACACAAAAAATTCTTCTACCTGTGGTTGTACTTCTTGCTGACTGCGGAGTAAGTTCGTTAGCAGATTACTAGCTATCGCTAACTGTGCTTGAGGCGACGCTAAAGACAAATTGTTATTAGGTGTTGGCAGAATCCCTCTGCCGGGCATCATCCCTCCTTCCCATGGATTCATTCCTCCGCTTCCACCACCTCCGCCATTGCCTCCGCCTCCCATTCCGCCGCTCATACCACCGCCACTTCCTCCCATGTTACTAACTCTTCCTCCGCCGCTACTTCCACCGCCACCGCCTCCTCGGTTATTGAAGTTCCGATTCCCAAAGGAGTCACGTTTTATACCACGATTGAAAGACATTTTCCCTAAAAGAGAATGTACAATAAATATCTTGCAATAATACCAAATATCATCCTCCATTTAATTACAATGTATCAGTTCCGCgtgcgttacattgaatataatTTATTCACCGCAACGAAATgtaatgaaatttttattttctgaaAGCAACATACGATTATTTATAGACAATTGTATTGTTTCAAAATAAATCGCGCAATATCGAGCGCGGAGTGCTCACTTTTAATTTATAAATGGAGTCCGAAAGGACGTCTATTTCCGACACGAAGAAAGTCTTAAATAATTCCCGTTTATTTCGAAAGCTACGCGAGTTTCACGCAAGTAAATAAGAACTTGGTGGTCGTTCGCATCGTGTTCCACGTAGGCGTAAAAATAAAGTgctctatgtacaaacaaaaCGGGAGTTAAACATTTGAATTTGTCCGACTGATGTTTCGCGTACCAAACGACGCCGTGCAATGTGACTATTGCTACGTTTTTCAAAGTCCTTATTATTGTTAGAATTTCTGTTCGCATCCGGCTAACGTAATCCGCGTGGCGTTAGAAATTTTCAGAGCGCACGATCATCCCTTCGAGCTgaggaaaaaaaatgaaagattaCTTACCGAAAAATCAGCAGGCTCAACCGTAGCTCAAGAAAAGGAGGCAAAACGGAAAGCTCAAGGAAATGGAGTCACCAAGCGTCTACCTTGAACTAGATCATTAAAAGCTGCGTTTAAAATGATCGATGCCAAAATCCGGTATTCGTTTCTAATTGGTCGATGCCGTTATACTAGATGCTTGCGTTTATGATTCCACGAGCGTCTACGAAAAATTGCAATACACTTTGTTCTCCAATCTCAAACGAACAACGTACTCCAGAGAGAGTACAAAGAACGTTTTAATTTTCTTAAGATAATCTACGATAGACGAATCTATTATATCAGGTAAATGTGATTTGTAGCTATTAATTTCTGTGCAGCAATTAAATTTAGATTCCTGAATTGGAGATCTTTCTTTGTAGAGCAAATTGAAGTCATCACGGAACGTAACAGATATCTTCAACCTGCATAGATTAAAAAAGAATATTCGCCTTTTTTTCTCTTAACTTCAATGAAAATAACTTTGATACTTTTTACTCTATACCAGTGGTTCTCAAGTTTTAATCGCTGAAAAGATCTCGCGGCAAAGTAGTCCTTAAAACGGTTTAAATGCCTAGGAAAGgaatccctgtgcggtggggatcagaatgcacccacagtatcccctgcttgtcgtaagaggcgactaataggggctAAAAAGAGTTAAAATGTAGAGAATAATTAAGAAAAAGATATTGAAAGCAAAATGTATGCAACGAGCAGACATCTGTGCTGCCTTGCGAGTGCACAGAGCGAGTATGCGATGAGAAAAGTATgagagaggaaagaaaagatatGTATAGGAAAAAGATCgtttaaaattttcattgtctCCTCTACGTTTTTGTAATTAAGTTTGGTCAATTTtcgaaaattaaatattattgtCGCGGCACCCATAGCATCGCACGCGGCACCCAAGGGTGCCACAGCACCCAATTTGAGAACCTCTGTTCTCTTTACCATTATCCCAACACGTGTCATTCGTAACTAGCGTGTAGCGATTTGTAATTTTCTTGCTATTTTCATCAACAAAATGTATGAGAATTGAACCATTTACGTTATCGATAGAACGTTGATCGTTTCGTTAAGGTATTTATAGCGAAGGACAATTCCACGCGCGATTAAAAATGTAAACGTATGAAATTGTATGCACCGTgtagtaatttttttttatagcaGTATACCGTGGTAGTACCGAGTGTTTGTAAAATAAAGTTATGAACCGTTAAATATTGTTTAATAGTAGCAACATCTTTCACATAGGAATCAATTTTTACGTTTAATGCTGAGGCACAATGTCAAATCAGAGATCAGTCTCCTGTGGTCTAGACTTTTGTGCAGTACCGGACTTAAGTAATTGTCTTTTTACAGCAAACTCATCAAAGTGAGTAAAAAAAGTGTGAGAATGGTATTGTTTGCCCTCTCAGCGGAAAGGAAATTTATTATTACTTATTATTACTTGCAGGTATGAATTTATATGCGTTCCACTTGTGCATCCCCTGTTTAAAAGGGAATTCCTTTCCGGAGTAGCAAAAGAACGCATTGGTCCATTCACTAGACCGGACATACTTCTATCCAGCTCTGGTAGGTAGGCTTAAAACTGTAGTGCTTGCAGCGGGATTGACATTATCATTCGGTCCTCAGATTGGAATACTTTAATCATCGGTAAATTATCGCCGTACATAAGAGTCGATTCGAAGGATCCAACGCTAAGGAAGAACAGCGAAGAAACTTTAAAACAGGAATTAACTTTGGCGAGTCACTTAGGTCTGGTAGGAGTAACGTTTAAGTTGACGAAAGGAATAGAACATAATGCAAATCTGGCCAGAGTTATTTATGATAAAGTTTCCAGCGCGTGCGCTTTACAGGTGTGCTAATCAATAGTACAAGTGGACTATGCGCGTATGGTTGTAATTTACAATTTTGTTTACGTTTCATTGTAGATGTGGGTTCAAGTACCCATGGAAAATCCAATTAAACAAGCTTATTCTTATAGAGAAGAAAGTTGTGATACAGCGGAGAGTCCTTGGGAATGGTGGAATGCCTTCAGAATAATCTGTGACTATAATAGGAAAATAGGTGTTGCGTTAATTGTAAGCCATGATCTTCCTGATCCAGAAGAGGTATCCAAAAATGATTATTTTCTAGACGTGCTATTGATAACATAAAAACTTAAATTTAATAAAGTTGATTTAACTGTAAGATTGATAGGTGGCTAGGAGAACCAGTTAAATGTTTGATCTTACCAACTACCTTATTTATTACGAATAAGAAAGGATATCCTGTGTTAAGTAAGGCTCACCAGGCATTAGTGAAAAGATTTTCCTCGCTAGAAGTACAATTTGTACTTACAGGACAAAATCGTTATCAGAGTATTACTTATTATCATAATTATTTGGAGTACTTATGGAAAGTAAGAGTGTATTTGTATTTATTTTCTTCTTGGATGATAgcaatttatttgaagtgttccCAATTTAACTTGACCATTTTCGCGTAGGGTTGCGAAGCGGATGGACCATTTGAAAGATACGCTCGAGGCTACGAAGATTTTTTGCAATGTCCTTTACAACCGCTTATGGATAATCTCGAATCCCAAACATATGAAACATTTGAAAAGGACCCTATTAAATATGCACAATATCAAACTGCCATTTATCAAGCAATTTGTGACATCGTAGACAAAACGGAAGATAAACAGAAAAAAATGTACCCTATATGTTATAACTAATCCAAAATCGGTTACTGTCGATTTGAAAGCATAACATTCTACTTTAATTTTTAGTATAATAATGGTAGTTGGAGCTGGAAGAGGGCCACTTGTCCATGCGTCTTTAAATGCAAGTGAATTGGCTAATCAACCTGTAAAGATATATGCTGTAGAAAAAAATCCGAATGCTGTATTAACGTAAGGGTTCAATTACTGTAAATTTTATGCAGATTATGTACAAATATAATTGTTTAACATGTTTGCATACAGTTTACAAGCGCTAGAGAAAGATTTATGGGACGACAAAGTTACAGTAGTGTCCTGCGATATGAGAGAATGGAATCCTCCTGAAAATGCTGATATTATAGTATCGGAATTACTTGGATCTTTTGGTGACAATGAACTTTCACCGGAATGTTTAGATGGTGTTCAACGATTTTTAAAGGGTACATTATTATTTTGTTAAAAGTATTGCAATTTCGATACTTATTTTTCTAAGCCTTTTAATACGAGTTTCTCATATCCAGCTGATGGCATATGTATACCAACTTCATACACATCGTACATTGCCCCCGTACAATCATCGAAATTATACAATGAAGTGAGACAATGCAGACCTAAAGACAAACATCCTTTATCTCATTTTGAAACATTGTATGTAGTTCATCTTCAGAATAAGTATGATAtagcaaaaccgcaacctttaTTTACCTTTAATCATCCAAATAGCGGTTAGTAAAACACTGAtgtttattattataatatttattttacattAGTCGATCCAGATTTTGATTGTTCTCACATTTTTAGAAAAAGTTATCGATAATTCGAGGTACAGTACTAAGGTATTCAAAGTACGACAGAATTGTGTACTACATGGGTTTTCCGGATATTTTGATACAGTTTTATTCAAGAACGTTACATTAAGCATAGAACCAAGTACACACAGTCCTGGAATGTTCAGCTGGTTTCCTATCTTTTTTCCAATTAAGGTAAGATAaacttttcctttcaaaagacgcAACGCGTGATGTTACTTATTTATTATAGGAGCCAGTACAGTTGAAAGCTGGGGACCAAGTAGTCGTTCATTTTTGGCGTCA
This genomic interval from Xylocopa sonorina isolate GNS202 chromosome 18, iyXylSono1_principal, whole genome shotgun sequence contains the following:
- the Pep gene encoding protein on ecdysone puffs isoform X1 → MSFNRGIKRDSFGNRNFNNRGGGGGGSSGGGRVSNMGGSGGGMSGGMGGGGNGGGGGSGGMNPWEGGMMPGRGILPTPNNNLSLASPQAQLAIASNLLTNLLRSQQEVQPQQVPSLLSLGNNFSGPGPNFPNQQNFSSGRFNDRPVRHPMKNQRAQPYNKMGNRARDGPAGRRGPSAQQSRAPQSGSQRMNGNQTQHRNDKSSKPIPASKQNQTAKKEQQDVKTSDNEKAEAPAVTSEETEKAGEKTVEVKKEEQEIDDQTVEAETEEAGDKPQEEAEQKSDKPVAEEGTPKDSNTSTKDEKDSKITGKKSEARHAESRYAEVPMSHMFCHICNKHMWDGYSFENHLRGRAHQLMMEKLDESYKLKVDLMRHELRVAEEQRELSLTNSKRRGKKVSVDLNVREYCTMCDLNFYGTLSTHRKSEKHQQLKTFLHPRCFPCLKEFPSRIEYDEHCLTPGHMKNAVQCEEQRKNKKKEKLAKGEAEVRTAEDEEKDVGPDNKNEKEEDTSGEQEYITDIVENLSEKKFKIPSYKYCRQNQVSIGKSMVKEVQGFYCEKCRRFMLLADDMSAHLRSITHYRNFVQEVKALTTSTETTEQKPATKSEASENAQESDKEYEGSWKRRKVANSEDENNAEVQEIQENSSESTNAQKKPDGDEKYDPLEADAESEEEEAPRDVENTSEQPSPNVTSTSTPEKKTPVDKMWADIDNDNEAEIGNLIDDGEEKEQHAVDHEKPMTPKLERDPSPQIKPMRGRGGFTRGRGGSPRARRARR
- the Csul gene encoding protein arginine N-methyltransferase 5 isoform X2, coding for MSNQRSVSCGLDFCAVPDLSNCLFTANSSKYEFICVPLVHPLFKREFLSGVAKERIGPFTRPDILLSSSDWNTLIIGKLSPYIRVDSKDPTLRKNSEETLKQELTLASHLGLVGVTFKLTKGIEHNANLARVIYDKVSSACALQMWVQVPMENPIKQAYSYREESCDTAESPWEWWNAFRIICDYNRKIGVALIVSHDLPDPEEGCEADGPFERYARGYEDFLQCPLQPLMDNLESQTYETFEKDPIKYAQYQTAIYQAICDIVDKTEDKQKKIIIMVVGAGRGPLVHASLNASELANQPVKIYAVEKNPNAVLTLQALEKDLWDDKVTVVSCDMREWNPPENADIIVSELLGSFGDNELSPECLDGVQRFLKADGICIPTSYTSYIAPVQSSKLYNEVRQCRPKDKHPLSHFETLYVVHLQNKYDIAKPQPLFTFNHPNSEKVIDNSRYSTKVFKVRQNCVLHGFSGYFDTVLFKNVTLSIEPSTHSPGMFSWFPIFFPIKEPVQLKAGDQVVVHFWRQCNSKNVWYEWCISEPIPGPVHNPGGRSYTIGL
- the Csul gene encoding protein arginine N-methyltransferase 5 isoform X1 encodes the protein MSNQRSVSCGLDFCAVPDLSNCLFTANSSKYEFICVPLVHPLFKREFLSGVAKERIGPFTRPDILLSSSDWNTLIIGKLSPYIRVDSKDPTLRKNSEETLKQELTLASHLGLVGVTFKLTKGIEHNANLARVIYDKVSSACALQMWVQVPMENPIKQAYSYREESCDTAESPWEWWNAFRIICDYNRKIGVALIVSHDLPDPEEIDRWLGEPVKCLILPTTLFITNKKGYPVLSKAHQALVKRFSSLEVQFVLTGQNRYQSITYYHNYLEYLWKGCEADGPFERYARGYEDFLQCPLQPLMDNLESQTYETFEKDPIKYAQYQTAIYQAICDIVDKTEDKQKKIIIMVVGAGRGPLVHASLNASELANQPVKIYAVEKNPNAVLTLQALEKDLWDDKVTVVSCDMREWNPPENADIIVSELLGSFGDNELSPECLDGVQRFLKADGICIPTSYTSYIAPVQSSKLYNEVRQCRPKDKHPLSHFETLYVVHLQNKYDIAKPQPLFTFNHPNSEKVIDNSRYSTKVFKVRQNCVLHGFSGYFDTVLFKNVTLSIEPSTHSPGMFSWFPIFFPIKEPVQLKAGDQVVVHFWRQCNSKNVWYEWCISEPIPGPVHNPGGRSYTIGL
- the Pep gene encoding protein on ecdysone puffs isoform X2 codes for the protein MSFNRGIKRDSFGNRNFNNRGGGGGGSSGGGRVSNMGGSGGGMSGGMGGGGNGGGGGSGGMNPWEGGMMPGRGILPTPNNNLSLASPQAQLAIASNLLTNLLRSQQEVQPQVPSLLSLGNNFSGPGPNFPNQQNFSSGRFNDRPVRHPMKNQRAQPYNKMGNRARDGPAGRRGPSAQQSRAPQSGSQRMNGNQTQHRNDKSSKPIPASKQNQTAKKEQQDVKTSDNEKAEAPAVTSEETEKAGEKTVEVKKEEQEIDDQTVEAETEEAGDKPQEEAEQKSDKPVAEEGTPKDSNTSTKDEKDSKITGKKSEARHAESRYAEVPMSHMFCHICNKHMWDGYSFENHLRGRAHQLMMEKLDESYKLKVDLMRHELRVAEEQRELSLTNSKRRGKKVSVDLNVREYCTMCDLNFYGTLSTHRKSEKHQQLKTFLHPRCFPCLKEFPSRIEYDEHCLTPGHMKNAVQCEEQRKNKKKEKLAKGEAEVRTAEDEEKDVGPDNKNEKEEDTSGEQEYITDIVENLSEKKFKIPSYKYCRQNQVSIGKSMVKEVQGFYCEKCRRFMLLADDMSAHLRSITHYRNFVQEVKALTTSTETTEQKPATKSEASENAQESDKEYEGSWKRRKVANSEDENNAEVQEIQENSSESTNAQKKPDGDEKYDPLEADAESEEEEAPRDVENTSEQPSPNVTSTSTPEKKTPVDKMWADIDNDNEAEIGNLIDDGEEKEQHAVDHEKPMTPKLERDPSPQIKPMRGRGGFTRGRGGSPRARRARR